One window of candidate division KSB1 bacterium genomic DNA carries:
- the galK gene encoding galactokinase — MHPPSSEQPQRIAATFAAHFGDRRDRIMVRSPGRINLIGEHTDYNEGFVLPAAIDRAIWLAAAPRTDGQFHFVAADLHELFTCTWQSLRPCSQTWPNYLMGVLAQMRRAGSEVPGCEAVFGGDVPIGAGLSSSAAMTAGFAFALNVLFGLGFDRWQLAHLAQQAEHEFAGVPCGIMDQFSNLFGGEQKVVRLDCRTLAYEYFPFAHDDACFVLCDSGVRRRLAASEYSVRRRQCESGVTVLRRHQPAVQSLRDVSLELLASCRKELEPVIYRRCAYVVRENARVLAACQALQRDDLHAFGALMFESHAGLRDEYEVSCPELDVLVGIARQVPGVLGSRMMGAGFGGCTLNLVATEQLAHFETVVHTEYSRRTGGRADIHIVRPAAGTECVAL, encoded by the coding sequence ATGCATCCACCTTCATCAGAACAACCCCAGCGCATCGCCGCAACTTTCGCGGCCCATTTCGGCGACCGGCGGGACAGGATCATGGTGCGCTCGCCGGGAAGGATCAATCTGATCGGCGAGCACACGGATTACAACGAAGGTTTCGTCCTGCCGGCGGCCATCGATCGTGCCATCTGGCTGGCCGCGGCGCCGCGCACAGACGGGCAGTTTCACTTTGTCGCGGCGGATCTGCACGAGCTGTTCACCTGCACCTGGCAGAGCCTGCGCCCCTGCTCCCAAACCTGGCCGAATTATTTGATGGGCGTGCTCGCTCAGATGCGACGGGCGGGCAGCGAGGTGCCGGGTTGCGAGGCCGTGTTCGGCGGTGACGTGCCGATCGGCGCCGGCCTGTCCTCCTCCGCCGCCATGACCGCCGGGTTTGCTTTCGCGCTCAATGTGCTGTTCGGTCTGGGCTTCGACCGGTGGCAACTGGCTCATCTCGCACAGCAGGCCGAGCACGAATTTGCCGGCGTGCCGTGCGGCATCATGGATCAGTTCAGCAATCTCTTTGGCGGGGAACAGAAAGTTGTACGGCTGGATTGCCGCACGCTGGCGTACGAATACTTTCCCTTCGCGCACGACGACGCCTGCTTCGTATTGTGCGACAGCGGTGTGCGCCGGCGTCTGGCAGCTTCCGAGTACAGCGTGCGCCGCCGCCAGTGTGAAAGCGGCGTCACCGTGCTGCGCCGGCACCAGCCGGCGGTCCAGAGCCTGCGGGACGTGAGCCTGGAACTGCTCGCCTCCTGCCGGAAAGAGCTGGAGCCGGTGATCTATCGACGCTGTGCTTATGTCGTGCGCGAAAACGCCCGCGTGCTGGCCGCGTGCCAGGCGCTGCAGCGTGACGATCTGCATGCCTTCGGCGCGCTGATGTTCGAATCCCACGCCGGCTTGCGCGACGAGTACGAAGTGAGCTGCCCCGAGCTGGACGTGCTGGTCGGAATTGCGCGCCAGGTGCCGGGTGTGCTCGGCAGCCGGATGATGGGCGCCGGCTTTGGCGGCTGCACCCTCAATCTGGTGGCCACGGAACAGCTCGCACACTTTGAAACAGTCGTGCACACGGAATATTCGCGCCGCACCGGCGGCCGGGCGGATATTCATATCGTGCGGCCGGCAGCCGGCACCGAGTGCGTGGCATTGTAA
- a CDS encoding rhamnulokinase, producing the protein MPNKYLAFDLGAESGRAILGTLRRDRISLTEIHRFTNSPVMQDGHLRWQADRLLGELQQGLARAAQQGHRDLAALGIDTWGVDFGLLDRHDRLLENPVAYRDARTNGMVARAFELMPAAELYARTGIQIMPINTLYQLLSLVETKAPVLAAAERLLFMPDLFNFLLTGSKAAEYSIASTSQLLDATTKTWAPEIFARLNLPLRLMPPVIRPGTKLGKLLPAFAGATGLHQAEVIACGGHDTACAVAAIPAAVHNWAYISSGTWSLVGVERAQPLLDERGRRFNFTNEGGLNNRIRLLRNTMGLWLLQRCRKDWAAAGERHDYAELVALAARAPAFRSLIDPDAPVFINPDNMPQAIADFCRQTQQAPPEDKGGFVRTILESLAFRYRFIIERLNAVSAEPVAVIHLVGGGSQNELLNQFTADATGLPVLAGPVETTALGNVISQAIACGEIAHFDEGRTLVRNSFPLKEYWPRETERWSEVYHKIEPLLRSSGVNGEPQPNQST; encoded by the coding sequence ATGCCGAACAAATACCTGGCTTTCGATCTGGGGGCCGAAAGCGGCCGCGCGATCCTGGGGACGTTGCGTCGCGACCGCATCTCGCTCACCGAAATTCATCGTTTCACCAACTCACCGGTCATGCAGGACGGCCACCTCCGCTGGCAGGCAGACCGCCTGCTGGGGGAATTGCAGCAGGGTTTGGCGCGCGCCGCACAGCAGGGTCATCGCGATCTTGCCGCCCTCGGCATCGATACCTGGGGCGTTGACTTTGGCTTGCTCGACCGTCACGACCGGCTGCTGGAAAATCCCGTCGCCTATCGCGACGCCCGCACCAACGGCATGGTCGCACGCGCCTTCGAGCTGATGCCGGCCGCCGAGCTCTATGCCCGCACCGGCATTCAAATCATGCCGATCAACACGCTCTATCAACTGCTCAGCCTGGTCGAAACCAAAGCGCCGGTGCTGGCAGCGGCGGAACGCCTGCTGTTCATGCCCGATCTGTTCAACTTCCTGCTTACGGGCAGCAAAGCAGCAGAGTACAGCATCGCCTCGACCTCGCAATTGCTCGACGCCACAACCAAAACCTGGGCGCCGGAGATTTTTGCGCGGCTCAATCTGCCGTTGCGCCTCATGCCGCCCGTCATCAGGCCGGGGACGAAACTGGGCAAACTGCTGCCGGCCTTCGCCGGCGCCACCGGCTTGCACCAGGCGGAGGTGATTGCCTGCGGCGGGCATGATACCGCCTGTGCGGTGGCTGCCATTCCGGCGGCGGTGCACAACTGGGCCTACATCAGCTCGGGCACCTGGTCGCTGGTGGGCGTGGAGCGCGCCCAGCCGCTTCTCGATGAGCGCGGCCGCCGCTTCAATTTTACCAACGAGGGCGGGCTCAACAACAGAATCCGTTTGCTGCGCAACACCATGGGCCTCTGGCTGCTGCAGCGCTGCCGCAAAGACTGGGCGGCAGCCGGCGAGAGGCATGACTACGCCGAACTGGTGGCCCTCGCGGCGCGTGCGCCCGCGTTTCGCAGCCTCATCGATCCGGATGCCCCCGTCTTCATCAATCCGGACAACATGCCGCAGGCGATCGCCGATTTCTGCCGCCAAACGCAGCAAGCCCCGCCGGAAGACAAGGGCGGCTTTGTGCGCACCATTTTAGAAAGCCTGGCGTTCCGTTATCGCTTCATCATCGAACGCCTCAACGCCGTCAGCGCGGAACCGGTCGCCGTCATTCACCTGGTCGGCGGCGGTTCGCAAAACGAATTGCTCAACCAGTTCACCGCCGACGCCACCGGCCTGCCGGTGCTTGCCGGTCCGGTTGAAACCACTGCGCTCGGCAATGTCATCAGCCAGGCGATCGCCTGCGGCGAAATTGCGCATTTCGACGAAGGCCGCACGCTGGTGCGCAATTCGTTTCCGCTGAAAGAATATTGGCCGCGCGAAACGGAACGCTGGAGCGAAGTGTATCACAAAATCGAGCCCCTGCTGCGCAGCAGTGGCGTAAACGGCGAGCCGCAGCCCAACCAATCAACGTGA
- a CDS encoding substrate-binding domain-containing protein: MRKSPRVLIPAAAALLLFSCREAGREKITLAVIPKGTTHSFWQSVHAGAIKAGRELGVDIVWVGPEREDARQQQISIVDNQVINQVSGIILAPLDDVALRRPAKAAADKNIPVLIFDSDLQDSDDFTVSFVATDNDAGGQLAGKNLGEMLGGRGKVIMLRYAEGSASTEKREAGFLAALAAFPGITVVSADQYAGPTATTGQQASENLILRFKDAQGRLTVDGIFTPNETSTFGMLQALRRNRLSGTVRFIGFDASAPLVEALANGEIDGLVVQNPFQMGYLSVKTMVDHLNGRPVEKRIDTGVAFVNRANMNEPAMQQLLQPDLSPWLN, translated from the coding sequence ATGCGCAAGAGTCCCCGTGTGCTGATCCCGGCGGCTGCCGCGCTCCTGTTGTTCTCCTGCCGCGAGGCGGGCCGGGAAAAAATCACCCTGGCGGTGATTCCCAAGGGCACGACACACAGCTTCTGGCAATCGGTGCATGCCGGCGCCATCAAAGCCGGTCGCGAGCTGGGGGTGGACATCGTGTGGGTCGGCCCGGAGCGCGAAGATGCGCGGCAGCAGCAAATCAGCATTGTTGACAATCAGGTCATCAATCAAGTCAGCGGCATCATTCTCGCGCCGCTGGATGACGTGGCGCTGCGCCGTCCCGCGAAGGCGGCGGCGGACAAAAACATCCCGGTGCTGATTTTTGATTCGGATTTGCAGGATTCCGACGACTTCACCGTGAGTTTCGTGGCCACCGACAACGATGCCGGCGGCCAGCTTGCCGGAAAAAATCTCGGCGAGATGCTGGGAGGCCGGGGTAAAGTCATCATGCTGCGCTATGCCGAGGGCTCGGCGAGCACCGAAAAGCGCGAGGCGGGTTTTCTTGCCGCCCTTGCCGCCTTTCCCGGGATCACCGTGGTGAGCGCGGATCAGTATGCCGGGCCCACCGCCACCACCGGCCAACAAGCGAGCGAGAATCTCATCCTGCGCTTCAAAGATGCGCAGGGCAGACTCACCGTGGACGGCATCTTCACGCCGAACGAGACCTCCACCTTCGGGATGTTACAGGCGCTGCGCCGCAATCGTTTGAGCGGCACGGTGCGTTTCATCGGCTTCGATGCCAGTGCCCCGCTGGTGGAAGCCCTGGCCAACGGCGAGATCGACGGCCTGGTGGTGCAGAATCCCTTCCAGATGGGTTATCTCAGTGTCAAAACCATGGTCGATCATCTCAACGGCCGGCCGGTGGAGAAGCGCATCGACACCGGCGTCGCCTTCGTCAACCGCGCGAACATGAACGAGCCGGCGATGCAGCAACTGCTCCAACCGGATTTGAGCCCATGGCTGAACTAG
- a CDS encoding sugar ABC transporter ATP-binding protein, whose product MAELAPAAAPAGTGWLEMRGIHKRFGATVALAQVDFEVRAGEVHALVGENGAGKSTLMKILSGALQPEAGSMWLAGRPYHPRSPLQARQHGVGMIYQELSLAPHLTVAENILLGMEPARFGFIKRREVQQRALAALQHFDHPEIKPGVRVRELPPGARQLVEIARALAMGCTVLVFDEPTSSLSRSDIQSLFRVIRDLRRRGLAIVYISHFLEEVGEIADRLTVLRDGRVAGTRPTAEVTPAEIVALMVGRTVQELYPRSPRQRGEPVVEIRQLSGMQKPADVSLTLYRGEVLGICGLVGAGRTELLRALFGLDPIRRGEIKIGVYAGPASPLKRWQQGVGLLSEDRKEEGLALNLSLADNLTLSKLTGLGPLGLILPRHQAAVANHWIAEMDIHCRDARQRVADLSGGNQQKVALGRLLHHEVDILLLDEPTRGIDVAAKAKIYEVVDRLVAARHPKPRAVLMVSSYLPELLGICDRIAVMVRGKLGAPRPAAELDEHQLMLAATGQADSN is encoded by the coding sequence ATGGCTGAACTAGCTCCAGCCGCCGCACCGGCCGGCACTGGATGGCTGGAGATGCGCGGCATTCACAAACGTTTCGGCGCCACCGTGGCCCTGGCGCAGGTGGATTTCGAGGTGCGTGCCGGGGAAGTGCACGCGCTGGTGGGCGAAAACGGCGCCGGCAAGAGCACGCTGATGAAAATACTCTCCGGCGCGCTACAGCCCGAAGCCGGCAGCATGTGGCTCGCCGGCCGGCCGTATCACCCACGCAGCCCGCTGCAGGCACGCCAGCATGGCGTGGGCATGATCTATCAGGAACTCTCTCTCGCGCCGCATCTCACGGTCGCGGAAAACATCCTGCTGGGCATGGAGCCGGCCAGGTTCGGCTTCATCAAACGGCGTGAAGTGCAGCAGCGCGCACTGGCCGCATTGCAGCATTTCGACCATCCGGAAATCAAACCCGGAGTGCGGGTGCGCGAGCTCCCGCCCGGCGCCCGGCAACTCGTCGAAATCGCGCGCGCGCTGGCAATGGGCTGCACCGTGCTCGTCTTCGATGAGCCCACCAGCAGTCTCTCCCGCAGTGACATTCAAAGCCTGTTTCGCGTCATTCGTGACCTGCGGCGCAGGGGCCTCGCCATCGTCTACATCTCCCATTTTCTCGAAGAAGTCGGCGAGATTGCCGACCGCCTGACAGTGCTGCGCGACGGCCGGGTGGCCGGCACACGTCCGACTGCCGAAGTGACCCCGGCTGAGATCGTTGCCCTGATGGTGGGACGCACCGTGCAGGAATTGTATCCCCGCTCGCCGCGCCAGCGCGGAGAACCGGTTGTGGAAATCAGACAGCTCAGCGGCATGCAAAAGCCGGCCGACGTCAGCCTCACCCTCTATCGCGGCGAAGTGCTGGGCATCTGCGGGCTGGTGGGCGCGGGCCGCACGGAATTGCTGCGCGCCCTGTTCGGCCTGGACCCCATCCGTCGCGGCGAGATCAAAATCGGGGTTTATGCGGGTCCGGCTTCGCCGCTCAAACGCTGGCAGCAGGGCGTGGGGCTGCTCAGCGAGGACCGCAAAGAAGAAGGCCTCGCCCTCAACCTGTCGCTGGCCGACAACCTCACCCTCTCCAAACTCACGGGGCTGGGTCCGCTGGGACTGATTCTGCCCCGGCACCAGGCGGCTGTTGCGAACCACTGGATCGCGGAGATGGACATCCACTGCCGCGATGCCCGGCAGCGCGTCGCGGATCTCTCCGGCGGCAACCAGCAGAAAGTGGCGCTCGGCCGCCTGCTGCACCATGAGGTTGATATTTTACTGCTGGATGAACCCACGCGTGGCATCGACGTGGCCGCCAAGGCCAAAATCTATGAAGTCGTCGACCGCCTGGTGGCAGCCCGCCATCCCAAACCCCGGGCGGTGTTGATGGTGAGCAGCTACCTGCCGGAGCTGCTCGGCATTTGCGACCGCATTGCCGTGATGGTGCGCGGCAAACTCGGCGCGCCGCGCCCGGCCGCGGAACTCGACGAACACCAGTTGATGCTGGCCGCCACCGGCCAGGCAGACTCGAACTGA
- a CDS encoding ABC transporter permease, giving the protein MPAAATGRWQFLNTFGPLLALLLVYAFFALLNDRITSLSALETMVQQTVIVGVAAIGMTLVIISGGIDLSSGSLIAFSSVVIAQAMVAHGLSPGVAALAGIAAATLCGWCNGFLITRLKLVPFIVTLGTLLIVRGLAKGIANSMQINAGQSWLSNLLAVLPPERKWQLVPPGAWFMIVLALVAAALLRYTRLGRHIFAIGSNERTAQLCGIAVARVKVIVYAIAGACAGLSGLMLLSYQEQGDPTAAVGLELDIIAAVVIGGGSLSGGEGAIAGSLIGAIIMTIIRTGCQLNGWAPWITQAVTGCVIVIAVAVDRLRHRAAN; this is encoded by the coding sequence ATGCCCGCCGCCGCAACGGGCCGCTGGCAGTTCCTCAACACATTCGGCCCGCTGCTGGCGCTGCTGTTGGTGTATGCTTTTTTTGCCCTGTTGAATGACAGGATCACCAGCTTGAGTGCGCTGGAAACCATGGTGCAGCAAACCGTGATCGTGGGTGTAGCCGCGATCGGCATGACGCTGGTGATCATCTCCGGCGGCATCGATCTCTCCAGCGGCTCGCTCATCGCATTCAGCTCGGTGGTGATCGCGCAGGCGATGGTCGCCCACGGCCTGAGTCCGGGGGTGGCTGCGCTTGCCGGCATTGCCGCCGCCACCCTGTGCGGCTGGTGCAACGGCTTTTTGATCACCCGGCTCAAGCTGGTGCCGTTCATCGTCACGCTCGGCACGCTGCTCATCGTGCGCGGCCTGGCCAAGGGCATTGCCAACAGCATGCAGATCAACGCCGGGCAAAGCTGGCTGAGCAATCTGTTGGCGGTGCTGCCGCCCGAGCGCAAATGGCAGCTCGTGCCGCCCGGCGCCTGGTTCATGATCGTCCTGGCGCTTGTCGCCGCCGCGTTGCTGCGCTACACCAGGCTCGGCCGCCACATTTTTGCCATCGGCTCGAATGAACGCACGGCGCAACTGTGCGGCATAGCCGTCGCTCGCGTCAAAGTGATCGTTTACGCCATTGCCGGTGCCTGCGCGGGTCTGTCCGGCCTGATGCTGCTGTCATATCAGGAGCAGGGGGATCCCACCGCCGCCGTGGGGTTGGAGCTGGACATCATCGCGGCGGTGGTAATCGGCGGCGGCAGCCTCTCCGGCGGCGAAGGCGCGATTGCCGGCAGTTTGATCGGCGCGATCATCATGACCATCATTCGCACCGGCTGCCAGTTGAACGGCTGGGCGCCGTGGATTACGCAGGCGGTCACCGGCTGCGTGATCGTGATTGCGGTGGCGGTGGATCGCCTGCGCCACCGCGCGGCGAATTGA
- the cas2 gene encoding CRISPR-associated endonuclease Cas2 — protein MKTFIVAAYDISDDRRRARLHKRLKKFGLAVQYSVFECLLTPEQFKEMQKAVQPYIKPKQGDRIRYYQLCESCRQRIKATDTIARQDAPVVFA, from the coding sequence ATGAAAACCTTTATCGTCGCCGCTTACGACATCAGTGATGACCGCCGCCGCGCCCGGTTGCACAAGCGGCTCAAAAAATTCGGCCTGGCGGTGCAATACTCGGTGTTCGAATGCCTGCTCACGCCCGAGCAATTCAAAGAAATGCAAAAAGCCGTGCAGCCTTACATCAAACCCAAACAAGGCGACCGTATTCGCTACTACCAGCTCTGTGAAAGCTGCCGCCAGCGCATCAAAGCCACCGACACCATCGCCCGCCAGGATGCGCCCGTCGTGTTCGCATAA
- the cas1 gene encoding CRISPR-associated endonuclease Cas1, whose product MSSLYINEYGATLGVVSERLQVRRNGKVVQEMPALHLERVVLMTPANITLPSVRFLMERGIDIVYLSPNGTYYGRFSRGEGKSVEQRLAQFQKFFDPAFRLALAKTFIQGKLQNMIALWRSSRRPAGAEAELNTLRKILKNMENAPSLESLLGFEGAASAAHFQLLRKILPRHWHFPSRQPHPPPDPVNAMLSLGYTLLYSRMSGLLHMHGLDPYLGFFHERKHGHAALASDMIEEWRAPLVDTVVLNMINLQQITVDNFHKHGGACRMARPALQKFIKAFEQRLQQSQTWFAVHDSGDPVGGLEGQVRQLIGVLLGKQKEYVAVKA is encoded by the coding sequence ATGTCCTCCCTCTACATCAACGAATACGGCGCCACACTCGGCGTCGTCAGCGAGCGCCTGCAAGTGCGGCGCAACGGCAAAGTGGTGCAGGAAATGCCGGCTTTGCATCTTGAGCGCGTTGTGCTCATGACGCCCGCCAACATCACCCTGCCGTCGGTGCGCTTTCTGATGGAGCGCGGAATCGACATCGTCTACCTCTCGCCCAACGGCACATATTACGGTCGTTTCTCACGCGGCGAAGGCAAATCCGTCGAGCAACGCCTGGCGCAATTCCAAAAGTTCTTCGACCCTGCCTTTCGCCTCGCTCTGGCAAAAACATTCATCCAGGGCAAACTGCAAAACATGATCGCGCTGTGGCGTTCTTCACGCCGCCCAGCCGGTGCAGAAGCCGAATTGAACACCTTGCGCAAGATACTGAAAAATATGGAGAATGCGCCGAGCCTCGAGAGCCTGCTCGGCTTCGAAGGCGCAGCCAGCGCCGCACATTTTCAATTGCTGCGAAAAATTCTGCCCCGGCACTGGCATTTCCCCAGCCGCCAGCCGCATCCGCCGCCCGATCCCGTCAATGCCATGCTCAGCCTGGGTTACACCCTGTTGTACTCGCGCATGTCCGGACTCCTGCACATGCACGGACTCGATCCCTATTTGGGATTCTTCCACGAGCGCAAACACGGCCATGCGGCACTCGCCTCGGATATGATCGAAGAGTGGCGCGCGCCCCTGGTCGATACCGTGGTCCTGAACATGATCAACCTTCAGCAAATCACGGTGGATAATTTTCATAAACACGGCGGCGCCTGCCGCATGGCCAGGCCCGCATTGCAGAAATTTATCAAAGCATTCGAGCAACGCCTGCAACAATCGCAAACCTGGTTCGCCGTGCACGATTCCGGCGACCCGGTCGGCGGCCTGGAAGGCCAGGTGCGCCAGCTCATTGGCGTCCTGCTCGGCAAGCAGAAAGAATATGTGGCGGTGAAAGCCTGA
- a CDS encoding reverse transcriptase/maturase family protein, protein MFFHPLYSQLCSDENLQRAWRAVRRQSEAPGLDGMTAAMFEARSFILLKKLQDELRRFKYRPQPVKRIFMKREVGPPRPLGIPIFLDRIVMRALVQVLIPVFEPYFDDCSHAYRTGRSVQSALAQARDYARDGRFWVIKIDLSDCFGNVPHRPLLRCVYRRVKDSAVRKLLKKFLAVEVITQSRSGLRQVSKPKQGVLQGSPLSPLLANIYLDIFDQEMRRRDLRFVRYGDDIAIFSATRPEAEEALEVAARVLEKMHLPINREKTRLHHVVQGFSYLGEWLMWKKWRAREKTSRNRFGR, encoded by the coding sequence ATGTTTTTTCATCCCCTTTACTCCCAACTTTGTTCCGACGAGAACCTGCAGCGCGCCTGGCGCGCCGTGCGCCGCCAAAGCGAGGCGCCCGGACTCGATGGCATGACCGCCGCGATGTTCGAAGCGCGTTCCTTCATCCTGCTCAAAAAATTGCAGGACGAGCTGCGGCGCTTCAAATACCGGCCCCAGCCGGTCAAGCGCATCTTTATGAAGCGCGAAGTCGGCCCGCCGCGGCCGTTGGGCATTCCAATTTTTCTCGATCGCATCGTCATGCGCGCGCTGGTGCAGGTGTTGATCCCGGTTTTCGAGCCCTATTTCGACGATTGCAGCCATGCTTACCGCACCGGTCGCTCGGTGCAATCCGCGCTGGCCCAGGCGCGCGACTATGCCCGCGACGGCCGCTTCTGGGTGATCAAAATCGATTTGAGTGATTGTTTTGGCAATGTGCCGCATCGCCCGCTGTTGCGCTGCGTTTACCGCCGTGTCAAAGATTCCGCCGTGCGCAAGCTGCTCAAGAAATTTCTCGCCGTGGAAGTCATCACACAATCGCGCAGCGGCTTGCGCCAGGTGAGCAAACCGAAACAAGGGGTGTTGCAGGGCAGCCCGCTCTCGCCGCTGCTCGCCAACATTTATCTCGATATCTTCGACCAGGAAATGCGGCGCCGCGACTTGCGTTTCGTGCGCTACGGCGATGACATCGCGATCTTCTCCGCCACGCGGCCGGAAGCCGAAGAAGCGCTGGAGGTTGCTGCCCGTGTTCTGGAGAAAATGCATCTGCCCATCAATCGCGAGAAAACCAGGCTGCACCACGTGGTTCAGGGTTTTTCTTATTTGGGAGAGTGGTTGATGTGGAAAAAATGGCGCGCGCGGGAGAAGACCTCACGGAATCGCTTTGGCCGTTAG
- the cas6 gene encoding CRISPR system precrRNA processing endoribonuclease RAMP protein Cas6, which translates to MPNLASIVFTLTASAATSMPRYSARVLHAAFLRWLERDHPELVRLLHDNNYQRPYTLSNLQGELIANNRDERVRIEAGAKLWFRLTAMEEFFLQCVLDSIEKYKAGPQPDDRRLVPGPIYHSLDQHPWAALSSFAQLAQAVTHESCEQPLRSHITLRFQSPTCFIENKQALPLPVPRYVFGYLINKWQLASPLALPVDDVQHFVESIHVSHAKIETEQVDLQKYQRTGFTGEARFALHPALPENYRQALHLLARFAFFSGVGSHTTMGMGQAVHGAGGKFLSAICRLPLAELLLVTKRL; encoded by the coding sequence ATGCCCAACCTCGCCTCTATAGTTTTTACCCTCACCGCCTCTGCGGCCACCAGCATGCCGCGTTATTCCGCGCGGGTGTTGCATGCCGCCTTCCTGCGCTGGTTGGAGCGCGATCATCCCGAGTTGGTCAGGCTGCTGCACGACAATAATTACCAGCGGCCCTACACGCTTTCCAACTTGCAGGGCGAGCTGATCGCGAACAATCGGGACGAGCGCGTGCGCATCGAAGCGGGCGCCAAGCTCTGGTTTCGCTTGACCGCGATGGAGGAATTCTTCCTGCAATGCGTGCTCGATTCCATTGAAAAATACAAAGCCGGCCCGCAGCCGGACGATCGGCGGCTCGTGCCCGGCCCGATTTATCACAGCCTCGACCAGCATCCCTGGGCCGCCCTCAGCTCCTTTGCCCAGCTTGCGCAGGCCGTGACGCACGAAAGCTGCGAACAGCCCTTGCGTTCGCACATAACACTGCGCTTTCAATCGCCCACCTGCTTCATCGAAAACAAACAGGCGCTGCCCCTGCCCGTGCCGCGTTATGTCTTCGGTTATCTTATCAACAAATGGCAGCTCGCCAGTCCCCTTGCGCTGCCGGTGGATGACGTGCAGCACTTCGTCGAGAGCATTCACGTGTCGCACGCCAAAATCGAAACCGAGCAGGTGGATTTGCAGAAATACCAACGCACCGGTTTCACCGGCGAGGCGCGGTTCGCGCTGCACCCGGCGCTGCCGGAGAATTACAGACAAGCATTGCATCTGCTCGCCAGGTTTGCCTTTTTCAGCGGCGTGGGCTCGCATACCACCATGGGCATGGGGCAGGCGGTGCATGGGGCAGGGGGCAAGTTTCTATCTGCCATTTGCCGCCTGCCCCTTGCAGAACTCTTGCTTGTCACCAAACGTTTGTAA